Proteins from a single region of bacterium:
- a CDS encoding dTDP-glucose 4,6-dehydratase, with product MRILITGGAGFIGSNLARFILNKEGPQLVIIIDNLSTGRLENISHLLPDPRLRFFQGDLTKDFPLLDFIFRRYSPDIVFHFAAEAHVDESIRNPLIASSNFLMTNVLLEKAREYGVERFFHISTDEVYGPIPTGFADESYPLNPSSPYSASKAASDLLCLAYFKTYKVPVIITRSTNNFGPYLDVRRLIARHITNALLGYELPIWDGGGQVRDWLFVEDHCSALWLLLEKGKEGEIYNIAGGNLFRNIEVAEAILRLIPKSKSKIVFRGSRPAHDIRYALRADKVKELGWEPKYGFEEALKLTIQWYEENEDWWREKKRYIEEEFYKPLGR from the coding sequence ATGAGAATTCTGATAACTGGCGGAGCGGGATTCATAGGCTCTAATTTGGCTCGCTTTATCTTGAATAAAGAAGGACCTCAATTAGTTATTATTATTGATAACCTCTCAACTGGGAGGCTGGAGAACATCTCCCACCTTTTGCCCGACCCTCGCTTAAGATTCTTTCAGGGTGACCTAACAAAGGATTTTCCCCTCTTGGATTTCATCTTTCGTCGCTATTCTCCCGATATAGTCTTCCACTTCGCCGCTGAAGCCCATGTGGACGAAAGCATTAGAAATCCCCTCATCGCTTCATCTAACTTTCTCATGACGAATGTTCTCCTCGAGAAGGCGAGGGAATATGGAGTTGAAAGATTCTTCCATATCTCAACCGATGAAGTATACGGCCCTATCCCCACTGGTTTCGCCGATGAGAGCTATCCCCTCAATCCCTCCAGTCCCTATTCCGCTTCAAAGGCGGCCTCTGACCTTCTATGTCTCGCCTACTTCAAGACATATAAAGTTCCCGTGATAATAACGAGAAGCACGAACAATTTCGGACCCTATCTTGATGTGAGGCGTCTCATAGCTCGCCACATAACAAATGCACTTCTGGGCTATGAGCTACCGATTTGGGATGGTGGTGGGCAAGTAAGGGATTGGCTCTTCGTGGAAGACCATTGCTCCGCTTTATGGCTTCTGCTTGAGAAGGGGAAGGAGGGGGAAATATATAATATAGCGGGAGGGAATCTGTTTAGAAACATAGAGGTAGCGGAGGCGATTTTGCGCCTGATTCCTAAATCAAAAAGCAAGATAGTTTTCCGCGGCTCTCGTCCCGCACACGATATTCGTTATGCTTTGAGGGCGGATAAGGTAAAAGAGCTTGGTTGGGAGCCGAAATATGGATTTGAGGAAGCGCTGAAACTGACGATACAATGGTATGAAGAAAACGAAGATTGGTGGAGGGAAAAGAAGAGGTATATTGAGGAAGAATTCT
- a CDS encoding TonB-dependent receptor: MVKSKIFVSFILSLVLGFAQELPTVEVKVEVEAEKEKPVKVETVSAEEGQRMVAIQNIADVLNRLPGTEGIYGCVMVSPRLTIRSSHFGSRQVLVEGMNVNPIISCVLDRVPWTAIESVDVFKAPLPPRFMGSLSGVVLITLKNGKDYPGASVSYALGTYNTQIYELSASGGDENRNYFIAFNRIVGNEWREKMKTDLSDFSFKIVNGGEDEKFTIAGAMLQGEQAGFKPTGPNLADRWEQWWPQSRRPALSLTYERRLKENSALRFRIAPVLFSSNLYYKQWDFQRKEVVPMVTFLRYKLLRSELNYNITTSSGNLSLGAWWQGDWRRATVPAEEPNLGPWNKQKMKRKGLFVESTTRLGERRSIMFSLGHEEASPGGTALVPFISYNVKPDELTTLRISLGRNKLFPFLEQLYGGGCFIGNPHLRPFVANSIGVDWERNLPNGRFTATLFYSKEKDLIGNDKDGRYINISKAIEQGLELSYEKRFGNISLWANYTYLDAWDCEHERPLIAAYRTSEPKNTLKAGLTLNGKRGFSYTVEIFYWGKRATDSEGLEWWYGAEGGPKQVLVPKSVPSATIFNLKISKQSEKGRSFSLSISNLFDKDWNEIIYYPQAGRWFLFEFSQRF; this comes from the coding sequence GTGGTTAAATCAAAAATATTCGTCTCGTTCATCTTGTCTCTTGTTCTGGGCTTCGCCCAGGAACTTCCTACGGTTGAGGTTAAGGTTGAAGTTGAAGCTGAGAAGGAGAAGCCGGTAAAAGTTGAAACCGTATCAGCTGAAGAAGGGCAAAGAATGGTGGCTATACAAAACATAGCCGATGTTCTAAATCGCCTCCCAGGGACGGAGGGAATATATGGTTGCGTTATGGTTTCGCCTCGTCTCACCATAAGAAGCTCCCATTTCGGCTCGCGACAGGTTTTGGTTGAGGGAATGAATGTGAATCCCATCATAAGCTGTGTGTTAGACCGTGTCCCTTGGACCGCAATAGAAAGCGTTGATGTCTTCAAAGCTCCACTTCCTCCTAGGTTTATGGGAAGTCTCTCGGGTGTTGTTTTAATAACTTTAAAGAATGGAAAAGATTACCCTGGCGCTTCTGTTTCCTATGCCCTTGGCACTTACAATACCCAGATATACGAATTATCAGCCAGTGGAGGGGATGAGAACAGGAACTATTTCATAGCCTTTAATCGGATAGTGGGAAATGAGTGGAGGGAGAAGATGAAGACCGACCTCTCAGACTTCTCGTTCAAAATTGTAAACGGTGGAGAGGATGAAAAGTTCACGATAGCTGGCGCTATGTTGCAGGGGGAGCAAGCAGGCTTTAAGCCAACTGGGCCGAATCTAGCTGATAGATGGGAACAATGGTGGCCTCAGAGCCGCCGACCCGCGCTCTCACTCACCTACGAGCGAAGGCTAAAGGAAAATTCGGCTCTTCGTTTTCGCATCGCTCCCGTTTTATTCAGCTCTAATCTATATTACAAGCAGTGGGATTTCCAGAGGAAAGAAGTTGTCCCAATGGTAACATTCTTGAGATATAAATTGCTACGCTCTGAGCTTAATTACAATATCACCACTTCTTCGGGTAATTTATCTTTGGGAGCTTGGTGGCAAGGAGATTGGAGGCGTGCCACTGTTCCCGCTGAGGAACCGAACCTTGGACCTTGGAATAAGCAGAAGATGAAAAGAAAGGGGCTTTTTGTAGAAAGCACCACCAGGTTAGGAGAGCGAAGAAGTATCATGTTTTCTCTAGGACATGAAGAGGCAAGTCCAGGTGGAACTGCACTGGTCCCTTTCATTTCTTACAATGTCAAACCCGACGAGCTCACAACCTTACGGATTTCCCTCGGACGAAACAAGCTATTCCCCTTTTTGGAGCAGCTTTATGGTGGTGGCTGCTTTATAGGCAATCCCCATCTAAGACCTTTCGTTGCTAATAGCATCGGGGTTGACTGGGAAAGAAATCTGCCAAATGGGAGATTCACCGCAACTCTATTCTATTCCAAAGAAAAGGATCTCATTGGGAACGACAAGGATGGTCGTTATATTAATATCAGCAAGGCAATTGAACAGGGATTGGAGCTATCTTACGAAAAGCGATTTGGGAATATATCCCTTTGGGCAAATTATACCTATCTTGATGCTTGGGATTGCGAGCACGAGCGGCCCCTTATTGCCGCTTATCGCACATCCGAGCCCAAGAATACCTTAAAGGCGGGCTTAACTTTAAATGGCAAGAGAGGATTTTCCTATACTGTAGAGATATTCTATTGGGGTAAGAGGGCAACTGATAGTGAGGGTTTGGAATGGTGGTATGGAGCGGAGGGAGGGCCAAAGCAGGTTTTGGTTCCTAAAAGTGTGCCTTCAGCTACGATTTTCAATCTGAAAATCTCAAAGCAATCGGAGAAAGGAAGAAGCTTTAGCCTCTCCATTTCAAATCTATTTGATAAAGATTGGAATGAGATAATATACTATCCCCAGGCGGGAAGATGGTTTCTCTTTGAATTTTCCCAGAGATTTTAA
- a CDS encoding prepilin-type N-terminal cleavage/methylation domain-containing protein → MKRQKSGFTLIELLVVIAIIAILAAILFPVFSRARDNARKAACLSNAKQIGTAIMMYVQDWDEHFPVWWTPCWTGPAYAPGSSMTGGNNRPDNKPWWERIYPYVKNGQVFTCPSHTGWAVHQGCGGVVNDTTSCGQRAWQNLGEPLSRISFGYDELIANDYQGRASLARYGHPAETFLIGESMGTQVFGTGLCCSGHPLQGILRRVATANWDLEPHCCARGFYFQDVAEAKTRHSGGQVIIFMDGHAKWYHWSKCKDYNFGGTIRMSMWE, encoded by the coding sequence ATGAAAAGACAAAAGAGCGGTTTTACATTGATTGAGTTGTTGGTCGTCATAGCTATCATCGCCATTCTGGCTGCCATTCTCTTCCCGGTTTTCAGCCGAGCAAGGGATAATGCTCGTAAAGCTGCTTGCCTTTCAAACGCCAAGCAGATTGGAACGGCTATTATGATGTATGTTCAGGATTGGGACGAACACTTTCCAGTATGGTGGACGCCTTGCTGGACAGGTCCAGCTTATGCTCCCGGAAGTTCAATGACAGGAGGAAATAATCGCCCAGACAACAAGCCCTGGTGGGAAAGAATTTACCCTTATGTCAAGAACGGACAGGTGTTTACTTGCCCTTCCCATACCGGCTGGGCTGTTCACCAAGGGTGTGGTGGAGTTGTTAATGACACCACATCCTGTGGACAAAGAGCGTGGCAGAATTTAGGAGAACCGCTAAGTCGGATCAGCTTCGGGTATGATGAGCTTATAGCCAATGATTATCAGGGACGTGCGAGCCTTGCGCGCTACGGACATCCTGCTGAGACATTCCTCATTGGTGAAAGTATGGGAACACAAGTATTTGGAACAGGACTGTGCTGCTCGGGGCATCCGCTTCAAGGAATACTTAGAAGAGTGGCAACAGCAAACTGGGATCTTGAACCCCATTGCTGTGCCCGAGGATTTTACTTCCAAGATGTTGCCGAAGCAAAAACCAGACATAGTGGTGGTCAAGTGATAATTTTTATGGATGGACATGCAAAATGGTATCATTGGAGTAAGTGTAAAGATTACAATTTCGGTGGAACAATTCGTATGAGTATGTGGGAGTAA